The region TAATTAGTGTGTGTAGCTCTGCTCGATCAGCTGCATGGCTTACTCCGGCGACGTCGAGGAGGTGCCGGAGCACAGCGCGGCTCACCCGGCCGAGGCATGCACGGGCGGCTTGGCGGAGGAAAGCCGGCCGGTCGCGGCCGACGCTACGTCCTCAGATCACcatgcggcggtggcggcgcaaGATCAAGCTGGAAGAATGTCTACGTCCAAGGAGAAGCGGGAGGCGGGGAAGCTGCTGCAGCCAGCGgacaaggaggaggaaggggaGACCGCGCGGGAAAGGCTGAAGCGGCACAGGCGGGAGATGGCGGGGAGGGTGTGGGTGCCGGAGATGTGGGGGCAGGAGAAGCTGCTCAAGGACTGGATGGACTGCTCCGCCTTCGACCGCCCGCTCGTGCCGGCCGGCTTGCTCACTGCGCGCCGGGCGCTCGTGGCCGAGTCCTGCGCGCGCCGCCCGGCCCCGGCACCACCTGCCAGCTCCAGTCCTCTCCGGGTGCAAGACGGCTGCTCCTGAGCTACTGCTTCACCTCTACATGCACATATGCCTAGCTTCTTCTTGCTCAAATAAGATACTGTCCTTGTTTCCGAGTTATGAAGGTCGATCTTTTTGTGGTTTAATGGTGACGATGTGAAAATTACATTTACATTTCAGCTTATTTAGCTTATACTACCAATAATTCAGAAACAACCATCTCGATGCGATACGATTGATGCAAATTTTTAGCTAGTGATGATCGATCGAGGAGCGTTGTTCTCCAAGTCTCTGTAGATAGATGTATATGTTGTGCTTGATGATGTTGCTAGTACTGTTAAGAGCCATATCATATGTACGTAGTAGCTACCACCTTTGATTAGACAGTTCGGTGAAAAAATATCTACGGACTTTAACGAGTCAATACGATTGGGTTGCAGGTATAGATCGCCATAAAGCTCAGGATCGAATTAATTTGTGCTCGTTGTTTCGTCCAGGTGAACCTTTTCAACACTAGTGACGTGGTTTCATGCCATTCTTTCGTTTCTTCTCCTTTTGAGGAACAGATTCTCGCCTCTTTCGTTGGTTGTAAGTGGCCACTGCTCATTTGGCATTAACCACGTGACCTAGCTAGTACATGCTGCGCGCATACCCTTGCTAGTACCTAGTAGCTCAAAAGCATATGCAATTCGAAACTCCTCTGCGGCCGGCACTCTGCCCGATTTGCAGACGACACTTCATCCAGCGGCCCTGGTCTTACACACAATTTTTTTTAAAGAAGGATGACCCCAAGCCTCTGCATCTGAAAGATGCATGCGATCATTTTATtgactcgaggaccttacaaagtagaacaacaatatgcctgaatccatCATCTTGGcaatatgccgctactcctatccatatgtTGAAGAGGTGCAAGCCGGACCACGTACCCAgcctctcacctaagcctaacatctaaagccggaggccccgaccGAGCCATCTGCCAGGTCTGAGGCACAAACCGGTCCGACGCGCTCACATGTGTCATCACCGtcatcttccactggtccatcttcagagcagattgaggtgtCAACCTAGGTaggtcctccgccatcgacgccatCATGATAccaaacgacgacctccacctacgcaaGCCTTGGCAGGTCCTCCGTCATCGATGCCACCACGACGCCAAACGTCGACCTCCACGAACACGAATCCATCTCCGAGCAACGGACGTAGATCCATGCTAGGATAGGACCGCACCACCGTCGTCGCCCACCACCCGCAAGCGCCACCCAGCCCCAAGAttcccaaagcggcgccttcaagaagggaacggcgcCATGAGCGCCACCACCGTCCAACAAAGTTAGGGATTTCGCTCAGGAGACCTAGGGGAAGGGGAAGTGAGGAGAGATCAGTCCataccgacgcctccaaggaggagaaCGACGCCCTCAGGCGTCGCCGTCAGCGTGGCCGACCAGGGATTTCTCTAGAACTAGATCCCCGCCACCAGCGACGCCTCCTGTAGAGAACCGACGACCAAGGGAGGCGCGGCCCGACCAGGCTGGCCCGCACGCCGAATAGGGGAGGAGGGGGGGTGCCGATCGCGTGCAACGACCGCCGCAGAAGCCGCCGCCAGCCGCTAGCGACCACCGAAATCCCGCAGCCTGCACGGTCAGGACGCCAGATCCACCACCCGCGCGGCTGCCCCTCGGAGCCCGCCGTGCCTCGTCAAAGAAGCCGTCATTCCAGATCCGGGACTCGCCACGCAGGCAGGGCAGCCGAGGCCCCGTCGCCACCATCCTTGGCGCCCCGGGCTTGCCCGGCAACTGCCTCAGGCGGCGGCGAAGAGGTGGGGCAAGGTGAGGAGGGGACCACGGCGGCGCGGCTAGGGATCCCCCGCCGCCGCTGGGGGAGGTGAGGCGGGGGTCGCGGGGTGGCCTTTCATTTCCCGCGTCTGCCTGAATCTGGCGTATCAGACCTGTCTTACACACACATGGTTCAAACTGTACAGGAACCTTTGCTAGCCAATTGCTGCTTCTAGAAGTTTCGTATATATATCTGCCTGCGTGGTCAGTTTGATATGATCGTGGAGTAAGGTGTGCCGCGTACTGAATCGGCCTGTAGGACTCCTGTTGGCCTGCTACTGCATCATGCGTGTGCTTCTTTTAGAATTTATTGTGTGGAAGTCCGCACAGTAGTTACCAACCACTTAATTAGATGACTCTGAACATATACGTATGCAACCACACATTGTGACTGCACAACCATTCTTATTTGAATAGAGATAATCACAGATTCACAGCCCTGCTGAGTTCATTCGAGATTTACCGGCCCTGTTTCACAAAAAAAAGAGGAGATTTACCGGCCCTGTAAGCAAATTGAACTATAGCTGTATGTGTTTGGTTTGGACATTCGACTAGATAGATAGGAGTAGTTAACTGGtattccctccgttcggaattacttgtcgcgaaaataAATGtacctagacatattttagttctagatacattcattttcgagacaagtaattccggacggagggagtatgatgtagaaCAATGCAGCAACTCTTCTGCAAGCCTAACCAAGCTTTTCTTCACGGAAATAAAAATAACTAATGTGGTTCATAACAAGGGATGATGTTTGTACGACTTTGTGTTTGGCGGCCATTTTTTAAGTGTGCATGGTTGTGTTGGTCATGTGCAATTTAGTCATGCCAAGGTCGGTTGTAAATCCGTTTTGATAGTATTCCCTGTATGTGAAAAAAAAATCACTCTTTGTCGAAGAAAAAACAAAGAACGCCGCATTGTATTTCATAGTATCTGTCTTATTGGGGACTACTATTTTCCATATGCGCGCACAAGTTTGCACATGAAATTCCAATACTATACTTCTTTCCTTTTACTTTTTCTTCTTGAATTTTCAACGCCTTTGAGGTATTACTTCCATAATTTTACATTAAGTCATGCTATACAGCACAAATAAAAAAGTATGAACATTATTATTATATAATTTATATATCCAATCTTACAGACCGTTGAGGGAATAATTAATGATTACCGAGAAAACCAACTTACCCTGACTAAGCACACTCGAAGCAGATCAAGATCAAGTCAACACAAGTTGTATTTGTCATCAACAATTCAAGAAAGGGAAAAAGATGGGAAGATCAAATTAGTGAGAGAAGGAGAAACAAAGAAGTCAGTCCACATGAAGGAGGAAGCCCAAGAAGAAAGCCCACCAAGGCAAAAGGGTTGACAACTCAACCATAGACACATGGGCCAAAATTAGCTCTCATACCCTTCCCACATACCATCTTAGGGGAGGTCATTTGGGAGTGGGATCCGAGGAGCCTCGTCCAACTCGTACCTACGACCACCTTCGCTCGACACTTTTCTAACATAGTACTAGATCGTGCTTCATTCGTACAAACAAACCTATTAAAAAAACATTGACGTGCAAATATTGTAAGTGTACGGTGACCTACGTCATAAGACCACCGTACACCCCCTCCCCTAATTAAATATTTTTTTGTTCTCTTCTTACGAGCGGCACCTGCCATACTCTCGAATTCAATCATGCGGCTAAAGCCACCCCTAGTCAAAAGTTGTTTTCATAACAGTAACATTGGCGTTGGCCATGAGAGGTGATGAGTGGTATTGACACTCTTTTTTACCACGTTTCAACTGTATATTTTTGGTGATTATCCCTTCAACTTGCTCATTAATCATTAATAAGAGCAAAACTCCTTTTATTTTATTGTTATATAATTTGGCATTCACCAAAGGAGATAAAAGAGAAAATGATGCGCGATACGACCACAGGCGCTCGTACCCGCTGTAGTACCACACGGCGCCGTCTGCACGATGTCATCCTAAACAACTTAATGAAGGGGCCATAGTCCAATTCGCAACAGAGGAGCCTTGAAATCCTATTCCGCCCATCAGCACTACACAAAGTAGAAGTAGCTAGCACTACATAGAGTAGAAGTAGCTGATTGCCAGGTTCTAGATAGTGGCAACCTTCATCTTCACAAAGTTGACATCGCCCTCGACAGAAATAAGCTTCCAATTGCGAAATTCTTAGGCGAGGTGCTCATCCTCAAGCTTGATAACACCTGCATTCACAAAGCCGAACATGTTGCACAGAGCTTGCAAAGTAACACCAAAGTAGTGACCTTAGAGGGTAAAGCTGCATGCGTGCTTGAAGGACCTTGGGAAGGCCAAACCCTGAAGTAATCCAGACAAAAAGACGGCAGAAAACCATCATAAAATGGATCCATCATGGCCCGTCGAGGCATACATTGTGGAACTTATGCCGGCACTAGGTGCACAAATGTGTGCTAGGAGAAAATGTTCCCATTGGCCGATGAGGATGCCAATTCCTTTGAGTTGGGATGTATGTGACAGCCTGCTTAATAGAAATGATAAACTATTCATATCAATAAGGCACACCTTGTTTATCGAAATCTCATCGCCAAAGAACCTCTAGGTTAAGCATGTGTGGCCTGGGATAATTTGGaatgggtgaccgaccaggaaaATATTCTCGGGTGCGCACGAGTGTGGACAAGGTGCGAGGAAAGGCCAGTGTAGATCTGTGAGGTTAGTCTAGCTCCCAGGTGACAGTTAGGAGTAACGATTGTTTGTCAACATGAGAGACCGGGGTGTTATAATACGACACTCCCTTTCTTTAAGCTTGGAGTCGCGCGGTTCCTCAACAGTGCTTTCCTTCACCAAGCTCGAAGTAGTGCAGTTCTATGACGTCGAGACGCCACTTCCTTTCTCAAAGCTTGGAGTCATGTGTGTCCTCGATGAAGAGATGCCACTCACTTTCGCCAAACTCATATTTACGCGTAGCCTTGACGTCGAGTTGCCACTTTCCTTAACCAAGCCTGAAGTCGCGCAAATCTTAGACGTCAAGACACTACTTTTCTTCACCAAGATGAAAGCCGCCAGGatcctcaatgccacaccgatttcCTTCGCCAAGCGTGAAGTCGCTTGGAAGCTCGACGTCGAGAAGCTAGTCGCGTTCGCCAAGCTTAGAGTTGCACCAACCTTCGACATAGTTTTCGTTTGCCAAGCTCGGAGTCGTGTTGGTCCCTGAAGTCACGACACGACTCCTTTGCCAAGCTCGTAGTTGTGCGGGTCCTTGATGCCACTCACCATCGCCGAGCTCGGAGTTGCTTGGATCCTTTGAAAAAATGaagtaaaaaagaaagagaaaacgaaacaaaaatgaaaaaagacaaacgcggaagaaaaataaaacaagttaaaACAAACACGAAAAGgaaaccaaaaaataaaaataaaaaagagcaaAAATGAAAATGTAAAAAgtgagaaaaaggaagaaaaagtgcgAGTGTAGTAAATTGGTCACACCAGAGTGAAAGTCTAAAAAGAAACCATTCCTGGAGTAAGATTTGCGCGCAAATCCTGGAGTAATACTCCGTAACAAGGACCTCTAGAAGGTTCCTTTGCCTCCCTTTTTCTATGTTTTTATCTCCTAGTTTACACGTCTCCTTTTCATTCCTTTTCTTTTACTGTTCgtttctccctttttattttttattttcattttcctttcccattttcttttcttttttaatttCCATTATTGTTCTTTTGAAATCCAGGAAGATGGTTTTTCAATTTTGTTATCATTTTAAAATTCATGGTCATTTTCATCgtcttctgaaattcatgaatattcataaaactcataagtATTTTCGCATTTTAGAAATAAattcaaattcatgaatatttccaaaatttgtgaacattttgaaAATTTACCATGAACTTTTTTTGTCAATTTTGCAAACTCTTTTCATATCAATAAacatttaaaaaaatcacaaaCCATCTTTTTTATAAGGCGCAACTTTCCGCAAAAGGCGTGAAATAGAAGCTCCCAACAAAACTATCAAAACCTACGTGTCACTAATTGTGAGACATTATCGACACGGAGTAGAGGAACATGCAAAGCTAAATGTGCCGGCCCAATTAGGTAATGTACCTTCTACATAAAtctgttttgggaaccttctagaatgtTTTAGTCTGGTACTTTTTGGCTTCTTTTTTTCTgttgttttctttacatttttttggttatttcttttctttttcctgtttTATTTTCATTTTAAATTCTCACAAAATCCAAAAAGTGTTCAGAATTTAAAGAAAATATTCGTGTTTCTAAAATGTTtgattttttaaaaaatgttcacacctGCGCGAAAAATGTTCACCTGGTTTATGAAGGATGTTCTCAAATTTAAAAATTGTACACTTTTAAAAATAATTATATTTCATGATTCCtgaaaaaaataccaaaaacaaaaAGGCACTAGAAAGGCAAACGGAAAAAAAATCGGGCCACTTACTACGCT is a window of Triticum dicoccoides isolate Atlit2015 ecotype Zavitan chromosome 2B, WEW_v2.0, whole genome shotgun sequence DNA encoding:
- the LOC119364211 gene encoding protein BIC1-like, which gives rise to MAYSGDVEEVPEHSAAHPAEACTGGLAEESRPVAADATSSDHHAAVAAQDQAGRMSTSKEKREAGKLLQPADKEEEGETARERLKRHRREMAGRVWVPEMWGQEKLLKDWMDCSAFDRPLVPAGLLTARRALVAESCARRPAPAPPASSSPLRVQDGCS